The window TGGCATTGTCCGTATCGGTTCTAAAATTTTCGGCGAACAATATATTTTGGCAGAAATGTATAGCATGCTAATTAAAGGTTATACGGATTATGGCGTTTCAACTAAAACAGGTTTAGGCGGTACAAAAATTTGCTTTGATGCACTTGTTAATGATCAGATAGATTTTTACCCTGAATACACCGGCACTGGCTTATTGGTTTTGCTGCAGCCTGATAAGAAGATGGCGCAAAACATTGCTCATGATAAGGATAAAACTTATGATTATGTAAAAGCAGAATTCAAGAAAAAATACAATATTGATTGGCTAAAACCAATTGGTTTTAATAATTCATATGCTTTGATGATGAGACAAAAACAATCTCAAGAACTTAATGTTAATACGATTACCGCACTTAAAAAATATTTAGATAATAAATAAATGAATCTCTCTGCACAATATAAAGCGATACGAAACTACTCTGAAAAAATTTGTGAACCGTTGCAAACAGAGGATTATGTTGTTCAGCCAATTGTTGATGTTAGTCCGCCGAAGTGGCATTTAGGGCACACAACATGGTTTTTCGAAACTTTTATTTTGACGCCTTATTTAACCAATTATCAGGTTTTTAATAAAGATTATAATTATGTTTTTAATAGTTATTATGAAACGGTAGGGAACAGGGTTATTAGAACAGACCGCGGAAATTTATCTAGGCCAAGTGTTAACGATGTTTATCAATATCGAAAATATGTTGATGAAGCTATGGAAAGTTTGTTAACAAATGAAGTGAATGCAGAACTCGAAGAACTTCTGATTTTGGGTTTCAACCATGAGCAACAGCATCAAGAATTATTACTTACTGATATTAAATATATTTTGGGTAATAATCCATTGTTCCCAGCTTACTCGGCAGATTTATTTAAACCAAAAAATGAAGCTAAAAACGAAGTTTCTTTCGTACATATTTCCGAAGGCGTTTATGACATTGGTTATGAAGGGGTAGATTTTTCCTTTGATAACGAACTTAACAGACACAAAGTTTATCTTCAAAATTTTTCAATTGCAAAGGAGCTTGTTAACAATGCAGAATACTTGCAATTTATTCAAGATGGAGGTTATCAAAACTTTAGTTATTGGCATGCGGAAGGATGGGATTGGGTTAATGTAAACAAGATTTCTGCTCCTATGTATTGGCATAATATAGATAACAGCTGGTATAACTACACATACCAGGGCTTAGAAAAATTAAATTTAATACAGCCAATAACACATATAAGTTATTACGAAGCTTATGCACTTGCAAGTTGGAAAGGCATGCGTTTGCCTACAGAATTTGAATGGGAAATTGCAGCCAAACAGTTTAATTGGGGCGAAAGATGGGAGTGGACGGAAAGTG is drawn from Pedobacter mucosus and contains these coding sequences:
- the egtB gene encoding ergothioneine biosynthesis protein EgtB — its product is MNLSAQYKAIRNYSEKICEPLQTEDYVVQPIVDVSPPKWHLGHTTWFFETFILTPYLTNYQVFNKDYNYVFNSYYETVGNRVIRTDRGNLSRPSVNDVYQYRKYVDEAMESLLTNEVNAELEELLILGFNHEQQHQELLLTDIKYILGNNPLFPAYSADLFKPKNEAKNEVSFVHISEGVYDIGYEGVDFSFDNELNRHKVYLQNFSIAKELVNNAEYLQFIQDGGYQNFSYWHAEGWDWVNVNKISAPMYWHNIDNSWYNYTYQGLEKLNLIQPITHISYYEAYALASWKGMRLPTEFEWEIAAKQFNWGERWEWTESAYLPYPGFNKAPGAIGEYNGKFMVNQKVLRGASIVTPENHSRITYRNFFHPHLRWQFTGIRLAK